One window of the Esox lucius isolate fEsoLuc1 chromosome 8, fEsoLuc1.pri, whole genome shotgun sequence genome contains the following:
- the LOC109615528 gene encoding E-selectin isoform X1 produces MFFYGQILGIHGHFYKHSEPVTMMWTLIITILSMSGSGMGWTYQYSNKTMNWTEAREWCWTNNYTDMVAIQNNQENDYLVSILLDRTKAPYYWIGIRKINGSWTWIGTNGTWAPNESWAPNEPNDKLNDEFCVEIYVNKANKDNHGKWNDDKCSKEKHPVCYKEQCNKTSCNGRGRCLETINNFTCVCESGFEGNRCKTVVTCGEPIPPHHGRIMNCSGPHGKTSFNSSCTFRCLEGFNLSGSPEVRCNSSGLWDAKEPICAALECKPFFVPDGVVNCSGANLTVNTTCQLSCVAGILLASPEVSCTVNGVWTEVWTEVWADDIWRRVRVLSGWRPVCASYQSVVMVAIGGWLLSTSCSICCCFGLCIKMKKHAKPREAEEGVMSACETEQPMDQ; encoded by the exons atgtttttttatggacagataCTGGGAATCCATGGACATTTCTACAAACATTCAGAGCCAGTGACAATGATGTGGACGCTGATCATTACAATCCTAAGTATGAGTGGAAGTGGCATGGGTTGGACATATCAGTACTCCAATAAGACCATGAACTGGACTGAGGCAAGAGAGTGGTGTTGGACCAACAATTACACTGATATGGTGGCCATCCAAAATAATCAGGAGAATGATTACCTTGTCTCCATCTTGCTTGATAGAACTAAGGCTCCGTATTATTGGATCGGCATTAGAAAGATCAATGGAAGCTGGACTTGGATTGGAACCAATGGAACGTGGGCCCCCAATGAGTCTTGGGCACCCAATGAACCCAATGACAAACTGAATGATGAGTTCTGTGTTGAGATTTATGTCAATAAAGCAAATAAAGACAATCATGGAAAGTGGAACGATGATAAGTGCTCAAAAGAGAAACACCCAGTTTGCTACAAAG aaCAATGCAACAAAACATCATGCAACGGACGAGGAAGATGTCTTGAGACCATCAACAACTTTACCTGTGTCTGCGAATCGGGGTTTGAGGGCAACAGGTGCAAAACAG TAGTGACATGTGGGGAACCTATCCCCCCTCATCATGGCAGAATAATGAATTGTTCCGGTCCCCATGGAAAAACTTCCTTCAACTCCTCGTGTACCTTCCGCTGCCTTGAGGGTTTTAATTTGTCAGGGTCCCCTGAGGTCAGGTGTAACTCCTCTGGGCTGTGGGATGCCAAAGAACCAATTTGTGCAG CTTTAGAATGTAAACCCTTCTTTGTACCTGATGGGGTTGTGAACTGCTCTGGAGCCAACCTCACTGTCAACACTACCTGCCAGTTAAGCTGTGTGGCAGGGATCCTACTGGCCTCTCCAGAAGTCAGCTGTACCGTCAATGGGGTCTGGACTGAAGTCTGGACTGAGGTTTGGGCTGATGACATCTGGAGGAGAGTCAGAGTCTTGAGTGGATGGAGGCCAGTTTGTGCAA GTTATCAGAGTGTCGTAATGGTTGCAATTGGTGGCTGGCTTCTTTCAACATCCTGCTCTATCTGCTGTTGCTTCGGTCTTTGcataaaaa TGAAAAAGCATGCAAAACCAAG GGAAGCAGAGGAAGGTGTGATGTCAGCCTGTGAAACTGAACAACCTATGGACCAATGA
- the LOC109615528 gene encoding E-selectin isoform X3, protein MFFYGQILGIHGHFYKHSEPVTMMWTLIITILSMSGSGMGWTYQYSNKTMNWTEAREWCWTNNYTDMVAIQNNQENDYLVSILLDRTKAPYYWIGIRKINGSWTWIGTNGTWAPNESWAPNEPNDKLNDEFCVEIYVNKANKDNHGKWNDDKCSKEKHPVCYKEQCNKTSCNGRGRCLETINNFTCVCESGFEGNRCKTVVTCGEPIPPHHGRIMNCSGPHGKTSFNSSCTFRCLEGFNLSGSPEVRCNSSGLWDAKEPICAANLTVNTTCQLSCVAGILLASPEVSCTVNGVWTEVWTEVWADDIWRRVRVLSGWRPVCASYQSVVMVAIGGWLLSTSCSICCCFGLCIKMKKHAKPREAEEGVMSACETEQPMDQ, encoded by the exons atgtttttttatggacagataCTGGGAATCCATGGACATTTCTACAAACATTCAGAGCCAGTGACAATGATGTGGACGCTGATCATTACAATCCTAAGTATGAGTGGAAGTGGCATGGGTTGGACATATCAGTACTCCAATAAGACCATGAACTGGACTGAGGCAAGAGAGTGGTGTTGGACCAACAATTACACTGATATGGTGGCCATCCAAAATAATCAGGAGAATGATTACCTTGTCTCCATCTTGCTTGATAGAACTAAGGCTCCGTATTATTGGATCGGCATTAGAAAGATCAATGGAAGCTGGACTTGGATTGGAACCAATGGAACGTGGGCCCCCAATGAGTCTTGGGCACCCAATGAACCCAATGACAAACTGAATGATGAGTTCTGTGTTGAGATTTATGTCAATAAAGCAAATAAAGACAATCATGGAAAGTGGAACGATGATAAGTGCTCAAAAGAGAAACACCCAGTTTGCTACAAAG aaCAATGCAACAAAACATCATGCAACGGACGAGGAAGATGTCTTGAGACCATCAACAACTTTACCTGTGTCTGCGAATCGGGGTTTGAGGGCAACAGGTGCAAAACAG TAGTGACATGTGGGGAACCTATCCCCCCTCATCATGGCAGAATAATGAATTGTTCCGGTCCCCATGGAAAAACTTCCTTCAACTCCTCGTGTACCTTCCGCTGCCTTGAGGGTTTTAATTTGTCAGGGTCCCCTGAGGTCAGGTGTAACTCCTCTGGGCTGTGGGATGCCAAAGAACCAATTTGTGCAG CCAACCTCACTGTCAACACTACCTGCCAGTTAAGCTGTGTGGCAGGGATCCTACTGGCCTCTCCAGAAGTCAGCTGTACCGTCAATGGGGTCTGGACTGAAGTCTGGACTGAGGTTTGGGCTGATGACATCTGGAGGAGAGTCAGAGTCTTGAGTGGATGGAGGCCAGTTTGTGCAA GTTATCAGAGTGTCGTAATGGTTGCAATTGGTGGCTGGCTTCTTTCAACATCCTGCTCTATCTGCTGTTGCTTCGGTCTTTGcataaaaa TGAAAAAGCATGCAAAACCAAG GGAAGCAGAGGAAGGTGTGATGTCAGCCTGTGAAACTGAACAACCTATGGACCAATGA
- the LOC105009430 gene encoding E-selectin, whose translation MDICFRLLHNHAARTSSSWFYHILLYSIFTIWTVVEGWSYHHSPKIMNWDNARTWCRKNYTDMVAIQNREEISHLNDILPKKPNYYWIGIRKVASVWTWVGTNKTLTAEAENWAGGEPNNGGNNEDCVEIYIKRDKDAGKWNDESCGKEKTALCYTASCKSNSCNHGVCVETINSHKCECFEGFYGNQCEKVIQCKMEEVTVPDKASVSCSHPNGNFSFNSTCQYFCEEGYQLNNSGNMKCTASQSWSGQPPTCELLQCSKLYEPMMGSMACYHPLGSFSYLSTCVFTCKEGYEMVNSSPVLQCGASGQWNTSLPQCVAVSCPSLQKPQDGAITCDEDFTYGSSCRFSCSEGYRLQGASKVICTSAAKWSEKIPHCEAIKCLEPEKRVHLLTECSHAPNVLWPNSTCSFSCAAGFHLLGAPNTKCTEMGQWSTDMPTCTAIQCPSPVAPHGGQVSCEDPSHSWGSSCAFRCDEGFNHQGASSMKCSGSGEWSADFPICTAIQCPSPVAPHGGQVSCEDLSHSWGSSCTFSCDEGFNTQGASSMKCSGSGEWSADIPTCTVLECPLLQAPVNGQMSCFHESSDATTYGSECSFFCDQGYILHGHEAIICDLYGNWTGEVAVCQASPGPLLRPTTMELAAIGAVSLSGISLAAWFLKRLRRKANKFHLDSTSDIEEPPQTYKSSIDSLI comes from the exons ATG GATATCTGCTTCAGATTGCTGCATAATCATGCAGCCAGAACCTCTAGCTCATGGTTCTACCACATCCTCTTGTATTCAA TTTTCACCATATGGACTGTAGTAGAAGGCTGGTCCTACCATCATTCCCCTAAAATTATGAACTGGGACAATGCTAGAACGTGGTGCAGGAAGAACTATACTGACATGGTGGCCATTCAGAATCGTGAAGAGATCTCTCACCTTAACGACATCCTGCCCAAGAAGCCTAATTACTACTGGATAGGGATCCGTAAGGTGGCCAGCGTGTGGACCTGGGTGGGCACCAATAAGACTCTGACGGCCGAGGCAGAGAACTGGGCAGGGGGTGAACCCAACAATGGTGGGAACAACGAGGACTGCGTAGAGATATACATCAAGAGGGACAAGGACGCAGGGAAGTGGAATGATGAGTCATGTGGGAAGGAAAAGACGGCTCTGTGTTACACAGCCTCGTGTAAGAGTAACTCGTGCAACCATGGAGTCTGTGTGGAGACCATCAACAGCCACAAATGTGAGTGCTTTGAGGGCTTCTACGGAAACCAGTGTGAGAAAG TTATTCAATGTAAGATGGAGGAAGTCACTGTTCCTGATAAAGCCAGTGTCAGTTGCTCCCACCCCAATGGGAATTTCTCCTTCAACTCAACATGTCAGTATTTCTGTGAAGAAGGGTACCAGCTAAACAATTCTGGAAATATGAAATGCACAGCCTCACAATCATGGTCGGGACAGCCTCCTACCTGTGAAT TGCTGCAATGCAGTAAGCTGTATGAACCCATGATGGGTTCCATGGCCTGTTACCATCCACTGGGCTCCTTCAGCTACCTGTCTACCTGTGTGTTTACCTGTAAGGAGGGCTATGAGATGGTCAACAGCTCTCCTGTACTGCAGTGTGGAGCGTCAGGACAGTGGAACACCTCACTACCACAGTGTGTTG CTGTAAGCTGCCCTTCATTACAAAAGCCACAGGATGGCGCTATCACCTGTGATGAGGATTTCACTTATGGAAGCAGCTGCAGGTTTAGCTGCTCTGAGGGTTATCGCCTACAGGGGGCCAGCAAGGTGATCTGCACATCAGCTGCCAAGTGGAGTGAGAAGATACCGCACTGTGAAG CTATCAAATGCCTGGAGCCAGAGAAAAGAGTTCACTTGTTGACTGAGTGTAGCCATGCCCCCAACGTCCTCTGGCCAAACTCCACCTGTAGTTTCAGCTGTGCTGCAGGTTTCCACCTACTTGGGGCACCCAATACAAAGTGCACAGAGATGGGACAATGGAGCACTGACATGCCCACCTGCACAG CTATTCAATGCCCATCACCGGTGGCACCACATGGGGGCCAGGTCAGCTGTGAGGACCCCTCCCATTCCTGGGGCTCTAGCTGTGCCTTCCGCTGTGATGAGGGCTTCAACCACCAAGGCGCCTCAAGCATgaagtgttcaggatcaggggaGTGGAGCGCAGACTTTCCAATCTGTACAG CTATTCAGTGCCCATCTCCTGTAGCACCACATGGGGGCCAAGTCAGCTGTGAGGACCTCTCCCATTCCTGGGGCTCTAGCTGCACCTTCAGCTGTGATGAGGGCTTCAACACCCAAGGGGCCTCAAGCATgaagtgttcaggatcaggggaGTGGAGCGCAGACATCCCAACCTGTACAG TGTTGGAATGCCCCTTGCTTCAGGCTCCAGTTAATGGACAAATGAGTTGTTTCCACGAAAGCTCAGATGCAACCACCTATGGCTCAGAGTGCTCCTTCTTCTGTGACCAAGGTTACATTCTCCATGGACACGAGGCCATCATTTGTGATCTCTATGGCAACTGGACAGGAGAGGTGGCAGTGTGCCAAG CATCTCCTGGGCCACTCTTGAGGCCCACCACCATGGAACTGGCTGCAATAGGTGCTGTGTCATTGTCTGGCATCTCTCTGGCTGCATGGTTCCTCAAACGACTCAGACGGAAAG CTAACAAGTTTCATCTGGATAGCACTTCAGACATAGAGGAACCTCCACAGACCTACAAGAGTAGCATTGACAGCCTAATTTAG
- the LOC109615528 gene encoding L-selectin isoform X4 translates to MNCSGPHGKTSFNSSCTFRCLEGFNLSGSPEVRCNSSGLWDAKEPICAALECKPFFVPDGVVNCSGANLTVNTTCQLSCVAGILLASPEVSCTVNGVWTEVWTEVWADDIWRRVRVLSGWRPVCASYQSVVMVAIGGWLLSTSCSICCCFGLCIKMKKHAKPREAEEGVMSACETEQPMDQ, encoded by the exons ATGAATTGTTCCGGTCCCCATGGAAAAACTTCCTTCAACTCCTCGTGTACCTTCCGCTGCCTTGAGGGTTTTAATTTGTCAGGGTCCCCTGAGGTCAGGTGTAACTCCTCTGGGCTGTGGGATGCCAAAGAACCAATTTGTGCAG CTTTAGAATGTAAACCCTTCTTTGTACCTGATGGGGTTGTGAACTGCTCTGGAGCCAACCTCACTGTCAACACTACCTGCCAGTTAAGCTGTGTGGCAGGGATCCTACTGGCCTCTCCAGAAGTCAGCTGTACCGTCAATGGGGTCTGGACTGAAGTCTGGACTGAGGTTTGGGCTGATGACATCTGGAGGAGAGTCAGAGTCTTGAGTGGATGGAGGCCAGTTTGTGCAA GTTATCAGAGTGTCGTAATGGTTGCAATTGGTGGCTGGCTTCTTTCAACATCCTGCTCTATCTGCTGTTGCTTCGGTCTTTGcataaaaa TGAAAAAGCATGCAAAACCAAG GGAAGCAGAGGAAGGTGTGATGTCAGCCTGTGAAACTGAACAACCTATGGACCAATGA
- the LOC109615528 gene encoding E-selectin isoform X2, with amino-acid sequence MILGIHGHFYKHSEPVTMMWTLIITILSMSGSGMGWTYQYSNKTMNWTEAREWCWTNNYTDMVAIQNNQENDYLVSILLDRTKAPYYWIGIRKINGSWTWIGTNGTWAPNESWAPNEPNDKLNDEFCVEIYVNKANKDNHGKWNDDKCSKEKHPVCYKEQCNKTSCNGRGRCLETINNFTCVCESGFEGNRCKTVVTCGEPIPPHHGRIMNCSGPHGKTSFNSSCTFRCLEGFNLSGSPEVRCNSSGLWDAKEPICAALECKPFFVPDGVVNCSGANLTVNTTCQLSCVAGILLASPEVSCTVNGVWTEVWTEVWADDIWRRVRVLSGWRPVCASYQSVVMVAIGGWLLSTSCSICCCFGLCIKMKKHAKPREAEEGVMSACETEQPMDQ; translated from the exons ATG ataCTGGGAATCCATGGACATTTCTACAAACATTCAGAGCCAGTGACAATGATGTGGACGCTGATCATTACAATCCTAAGTATGAGTGGAAGTGGCATGGGTTGGACATATCAGTACTCCAATAAGACCATGAACTGGACTGAGGCAAGAGAGTGGTGTTGGACCAACAATTACACTGATATGGTGGCCATCCAAAATAATCAGGAGAATGATTACCTTGTCTCCATCTTGCTTGATAGAACTAAGGCTCCGTATTATTGGATCGGCATTAGAAAGATCAATGGAAGCTGGACTTGGATTGGAACCAATGGAACGTGGGCCCCCAATGAGTCTTGGGCACCCAATGAACCCAATGACAAACTGAATGATGAGTTCTGTGTTGAGATTTATGTCAATAAAGCAAATAAAGACAATCATGGAAAGTGGAACGATGATAAGTGCTCAAAAGAGAAACACCCAGTTTGCTACAAAG aaCAATGCAACAAAACATCATGCAACGGACGAGGAAGATGTCTTGAGACCATCAACAACTTTACCTGTGTCTGCGAATCGGGGTTTGAGGGCAACAGGTGCAAAACAG TAGTGACATGTGGGGAACCTATCCCCCCTCATCATGGCAGAATAATGAATTGTTCCGGTCCCCATGGAAAAACTTCCTTCAACTCCTCGTGTACCTTCCGCTGCCTTGAGGGTTTTAATTTGTCAGGGTCCCCTGAGGTCAGGTGTAACTCCTCTGGGCTGTGGGATGCCAAAGAACCAATTTGTGCAG CTTTAGAATGTAAACCCTTCTTTGTACCTGATGGGGTTGTGAACTGCTCTGGAGCCAACCTCACTGTCAACACTACCTGCCAGTTAAGCTGTGTGGCAGGGATCCTACTGGCCTCTCCAGAAGTCAGCTGTACCGTCAATGGGGTCTGGACTGAAGTCTGGACTGAGGTTTGGGCTGATGACATCTGGAGGAGAGTCAGAGTCTTGAGTGGATGGAGGCCAGTTTGTGCAA GTTATCAGAGTGTCGTAATGGTTGCAATTGGTGGCTGGCTTCTTTCAACATCCTGCTCTATCTGCTGTTGCTTCGGTCTTTGcataaaaa TGAAAAAGCATGCAAAACCAAG GGAAGCAGAGGAAGGTGTGATGTCAGCCTGTGAAACTGAACAACCTATGGACCAATGA